Below is a window of Impatiens glandulifera chromosome 2, dImpGla2.1, whole genome shotgun sequence DNA.
atctttcggtataagCTCTACCGACAGTTTTGACATCTGTCGACTAAGACCTCTACACCCTTACCAACAAAAGCAATTCCGACAGATGCCGACAGTTTGACAATTTGTCGGCAAAGGGGTATTAACGACAAATATAGGGTTTTTATCGGCATATTATACTTTCGGTAAAAAACCCATTTTTACTAGTGGTTGATGAGACACAACAACCTCTATCTGTTTCAAGCTCTGTATCTAGAAAAGATCTcattaatgatgatgatgatgatgatctaagggctacattttgctattttttcttgattttatgGCAAATTTGTTCTAGAAAATGTTTTGTTTCTCATGGTGTAGATGATATTAGGGATAACTTAGAAGACTCAACTACCAATCATTCTATTATTCATGACATGACCTATATTTTGTAGATGGTTGAAGTTGCTAACCATAAAATGTCAATATGTGTAGATGATTGTTTTCTGTATAGAGAAACAAGTTTTGAAGTTGTAATGATATATTTATGTGAACAAGTTCTTGTGTTGTAGAAATACCCTCTAATGACCCCTTCAAGCCATCCTCAGGTGATCAAGTCGCCCATCTTTGAAACTAATGAAAATTGGGGGAAATTATCGTCTTATAGTCTCCTCTATGCATTTTACTATCAAGAGGTCTATTATCAGAGTGTTGcgtttttaagttaaaatatttggtTGGTTGAATTCTAATAGTTTAAATGTTTTGTCAGCAAAATAGTTCTCGCCAACTCCGTGTTGCCAGTGAACTAAAGAAACGGGCATGAAGATATCATATGAAGTTTTCACATGGTTTTGGCACTACGAGGAGCCAACTAAGATAACAAAGTTGTTTGAACATGGGTCTTACTATTTCTTTGATTACAATTTGGATTCTGGATGGTATTGCCTACTCAACTTTTTActctataatttaaaaattgtttgatgtCTATTTTGATTcgtttatttaaaatctattaatGGTTTATGTTGaatgtttgtttggtttgtttggTAATATAGTGGTTTTGCATCATAATATAGGATTCATGCGACCTTCAATGATACTTTCCCATTTAATATACTCTTTAGAAAttgacatcattttttttagatatagtAGAAATAGGTTAGTAGTGACTTTGATTGGAGGATTTATTGGATGCTTGCAAGTTCATTAAAATTCGAatgaaacatataaaatatatgaaaaagaatctaaGGCAAAAGCATTCTCAATAGAAGGCTTAAGCCAACAACCAAAACGGTAACCTTCTCCTACTTCATTTTATGCGTgcatttatattaagttattttcattcttgtttattcaatatttttgcATTGCTTTTGACAGGATCCCAAGAAAATGCCAAATCGGAAACAAGAGAGTGGTAGAACAACGGGGTTTGTGTCATCAATTATACTGGTGTGCTTGTATATGCTGATATGATGAGTTATCTTCATGCATTCTGACCgctttctcttttattttaccAAATCTCTtcatactattattatgacatttCAAAAGTCAACTTATGTTCTGGAGCAAGTTGATGAAACACTTGCAACAACTCCACCACCTAAACTTTCATCAGCTGACATGAGAAATTTTGTTGATGAAGTTGATACAGCTGGCTCGTCCTCAACCATTCATTGCCAGAATTAGAATGATGTGGGTATCTGCCTTCTACTCtctgagatattttttttttaacaatttataatCTGAGTATGAGCCTTTGACATAAATTTACTAGaaaatttaattcttttaatcgTATAGATTATTCTTGTTAAGGTTACATCATTTAGTTGAATAATGTTTCATGTTTTATTTAGCAGCATTGTGCAGTTGACTTAACAATGTTAATGCTCATTTCTACAATTACCAGCTTATGTTCATTCTAATTAGTTTGCCCCAACATGACTCGTTATCAACGAGACTAATTGATACTGGTATCTTTGAACTAGTTTCTTCTTGAATATGGGCGTGAAACTTTGTATGTTATAcgtaaataattgataatttattatgtGACAAATATTGGTCTTAATAAagttcactagtaaaaaaagggtTTTACCGAAAGATTTTCCCGACAGAtgtatatatctttcggtataagTACGTATTGATTTAAAACTTTGGAaaatgtaatgaatttttttattaatgtatttcTTTTGTTTGATAACAGGTTAAAGTTATATAAGAACAAACAAGacattaaaaatttgtaaagaggaaataccgaaagatttcaaGAAATCTTTCGGTAAAGCCTATTTACATTATACCGACagatttaaacaaatatatcgGTAAAGCTTATTTACATTATTCCgatagttttatataaatctttcggtattacaTCTACCGAAAGATTTACTGGAAAATTTTGGTAAAGActttaccgaaagattttcAACAAATCTTTTGATAAAGACATTTTTGAAAGATTTCAAAATCTTTTGCTATTTAcctaaataaagtttaaatagacaatttgttttatatatccAAACTGTTGTCAGCCTAATTAAAATACAATCTAtgttaaaatgtaatttttataattaatgtcaATAGATATAATCATATCTATCTAAAATGGATATGccgtatatctttcggtataagCTCTATCGACAATTTTGACATCTGTCAGCTAAGACCCCTACATCTTTATCGACAAAAGCAATGCCGATAGTTTGACAACTTGTCGGAAAATGGGTATTActgataaatatatagtttttatcAATAGATTATATTTTCGGTAAAAGACTCATTTTTACTAGTGGTTGATGAGACACAACAATCCCTATTTGTTCCAAGCTATGTGTCTAGAAAGAATCTcattaatgatgatgatgatctaaGGACTACATTttgctcttttttttttcttaattgtaTGACAAATTTGTTATAGAAAATGTTTTGTTTCTCACggtgtttataaattatttactaGATTGTTCGACTGCCAAGGTATATCAATCTTTAAGGTGTAGATGATATTGTGGATGACTTAGAAGGCTCAATTACCAATCATTCTATTATTCATGACATGACCTATATTTTGAAGATGGTTGAGGCTACTAACCATAAAATATCAGCATGTGTAGATGATTGTTTTATGTATAGAGAAACATGTGTTTGTGCTATAGAAATACCCTCTAGTGACCCCTTCAAACCATCCTTAGGTGATCAAGGCGCCCTTCTTCGAAACTAAtgaaaattggaaaaaattatCATCTTAGAGCCTCCTCTATGCTTTTTACTGTCAAGAGGTCTATTATCAGAGTGTTGtgttttttaagtaaaattatttggtgGGTTgaattataatagtttaaatgTTTTGTCAGCAAAATAATTCTCGCCAACTCTGTGTTGCCATTGAACTAAAGAAATGGGCATGGAAATATCATATGAAGTTTTTACATGGTTTCGGCGCTACGAGGAGCCAACTAAGATAACAAAGTTGTTTGAACGTGGgtcttactatttttttttattacaatttagATTCTGGATAGTATTGTCTACTCATCTTCTTACTCTATAATTTAGAAATTGCTTGATGTctattttgattgatttatttaaaatctattaatGGTTTCTGttgaattttgtttggtttgtttggTAATTCTTACTCAGGTGCATGAAAAGAGTGTCTAATTTTACTTTATGGTATATCGATCTGGAGGGAAGACGAACTTGATCATAGGCAAGAGTTGTAAGAGTTACATTatgtttttttgaataattgttAAGAAGACAAGATCTTATACAGTGtattgtttctttcttttattttttttcaacttgTTCATATGTAGTGTTTTGTTTCTCAATAATCCTGATGACATGTTAAAGGATTTGAAACTCTTCTTgataatatagaaataatttttattttctttagtgaTTCTGacatgttataatatttttagatattttcatGGTAAATTTTATAGATATGTAGTAATTTAAACTCATTTTCTCTTGATGGGTTTATTTTGTTATCTATTGTTGAAATATGTTAGTAGTGAATCTTGGTTAAGTAAAAAGTCAAGTTAGTCGTGTCCATGTATGatcatcaacaaaaataacaaatcaaCGTTTTTCATTTAATGTCTTAACCTTTGAGGGACCCCAAACATCACTATGAAACAATGCACATAGTTTGAAAACTTTATAAGACAATCGAGCAAAGTGAGTACGAGAATGTCTAACATATTCACAAACTTTAAATTGAAAAGCATCCCAAGTTACGTGAAGTTGGGATGACCTAATTTATAATGCCACAGCATGACTTTCACATTTATATCATACACAAAACTAAATGTTGCTAAAGAAAATTGGGCATTGGGAAGATGTGGAGAATTCCCACACGGATGATATAAAGGTCCGAACACAGCTCATCACTGCCAATCGGGGATAGAACCCTTGGCTTGAAAATCACAACGATTTAGTGAAAAATTAGTACGACAATTTAGATCTAGAGTTAGTCTTCTTCTTATGGATAATTGATTACACTCGAGTTGAGGTAATAAAGAGAACCGTCTTGAGAAATAATTTGTTCGAAATACTTTAATTGTTAtgttaaacttattttattatattttctttattaattagttttattatataaactagCATGTAGTCCATGCATTTgaatgagtaatgatataaaaaaccgtgaaaaaaaatattacggtaaaaatgtgatagcatttttaattttatatttaaccgttttaagtttatgggcgggtcaacccacaatccgactctcacatatatatatatatatctaaattaactaagggtgggtcggtacggtataccttcatgttttatccataccatgtaccttacctaaaatttcggaatgcaaaaaatgcatacttTTACattaccttgatttcgatatatcttaatttcggtatacaaaaaattcatacatttaccttaccttgatttcggtacaccttaatttcggtacggtatcggtattatacatttgatacctaaagaacatattaacttaaaaaaaatcaatttcatcggtaaattaatatttcagtataattatattttgatattattcaaaaattatatttaatatcaaatttatttaattatttccttataaatattatatatatatatatattaacttataaatactatttcggtatatctcgatataccaaaattttaaaaatctcatacctttaccgtaataataatttcggtatcggtatcatatcTTACTTTTTTTctgtataccttaaaaatcgatattttcgatatattacggtacggtattttcgatatacctttaatatcggtatTTTTTCTCACTCCTAAAATTAagcacaactctcgacccagcaatccagacattttgaaaattaagtatcattatatatatatatatataatattgttagaATTGAGTTAATCTGACGTGACTTAAAGTAGACTCATCAACCCGTTTAAAATTTGCTTTTATAATGTTTTGTGTTGCCATTTTTTTCTTACTCACtaactcattttcttttatagagTTTTATGTagaaaaaattgtaaattatttttattgttattttgtgtTGGTTTGATCTTAATATGAAATAAAgatgttatattaataatataaggtTAAGTCATGTTTGATTCGAgttttcaattacaaataacaaatcaagtgtaagttaatttttgttatCTGAATTACTCAATCAAATAATTGGAAGAGAATTTgatagagaaaataattagtCTAGTTCAAATTAGTTTTCATTGAATTAGAATTGTAAATGTCGATatctatattataaaatattatttaaccaatatttataattttatatgttaaaataattatataaaagattattcaaattatttatattataaaatattttaactaaaattacttttagcataatatttatttttgtttctttaaaaGTTATATGTAAgaatttatcaaaacaaaataattaaattagatataaataaaattattctaactttgaactattaattttaaaaataatttataatcgtagtttattttcgaataaaaaaaaatatcaaaaacattcGTAAACTATAACTTCATCAATCACAGTCTAGCCAGAAATTGAATACGATCGGAGCAGCTGGTCTCTACGTGGGCACGTCCCCGGCCATCAATGGTTGCTTTCAGATGCAggaaaaatgaagaagatgaagaagaagaaaagaagtttGAAACCACACAAACTTGAGATAGAGAAGAAGATGATCCCAGTAGTCCCACACCAGTGGTGGGATCCATCATCCGTCCTTTATTACCTTTTCCCCATTTCAAAAAAGAcgaagaaagaaagagagagagagagagagagagagagcaaaAACTAACCTTTAGAACTTTTTCTGCACTCGTGGACACTTCATCACCTTCCTTTTCAATGCAAGATACGATTCATCTTAGCTGCTCTACCAGACGTTGGTTTCATTTCATATGATATGTGGTTCACTTATTTCCCTTATCTTCTTCATTCAATTCCCTTTCTCTCTTATATATCTTCTATTCCATTATCTCCCCGGCCCAAATTGAACAATGTCGGCGGAGCACGAGGCTAACCTAGAGGATCCGTCCTGGCCGGAGCTCAACTTATCGGAATTGTTACTCACTGGCAAAATCAGGGATCTACATGCTGTTATAGAGAAGGAATGGGATACAATTCGCCGATCGGCTTGTCAGATGGCCGCCGTTCGAGCTATGTGGAGGCACGTGATCCGCGATCCACTAGCTGAGTTACTGGCCGGAGAGACTTACCTGAGAAATCTCtatgagaagatgaagaaggatcGACTCAACAATGCTAAGGAAATCTCCGGAGTGATTCTCGCGGTTCGAACTCTCTGGATCGATTCGAAACTCGAGATCGCCATCCGTTCTTTCAATGGCGATGCTTCTCAGGTTGTTCTTCTCGGCGCAGGTGCGTTAGATTTGACTTGGTTGATGACTTGATTCAATACTTTGATTTGAATGTTGTTACGATTcgttatgatgatgatgattgatGCAGGGATGGATACAAGAGCATACCGGTTAACTTGCTTGAAAGAGACTGACGTTTTTGAGATCGATTTCCCTGACGTTCTGCAAATGAAAAACGGCATTCTAGATGAAGCGATAGAACAGACAAACGGTTGTAAACGCGCGGCGATTATATCCAAATCATTGAGTAGAATCGAAGCTGATATCAGTGATGATAACTGGTTAAAAGAGCTTCTTCTACGTGGATTCTCGCCGGAGAAGAAAACTGTATGGATTCTAGAAGGAATACTGTATTACCTCACAGATGCGAAAGCGATGGAAGTATTGAAGATTATAGCAGATAATTCCGCCATAGGCGAGACAGTTCTCTTAGCTGATTTCATGAACAAGCCATCAACTATGCTCTCCAGCTCTGTTTTCCATTTCTACTGTGATTGGCCGGAAGAACTTCTTCCGTCCCTAGGGTTTTCAGATGTGAATCTATCGCAAATCGGTGATCAGGATGCGCATTTCGGTTTATTGCCTGATCCATTGAATCTGTTCAACAAACTACTCAATCTGCCGAGATCGCTGCAGAATCATCCCGACGATGGAACGCCGTGTTGCCGTTTGTACTTGGTGGAAGCGCGTTATGGTTCACCAAATCGATCATCTTCTTGAAGAAGGTTATCGGTCTTCTACAATTGGAATCTA
It encodes the following:
- the LOC124926144 gene encoding putative S-adenosyl-L-methionine-dependent methyltransferase Mvan_0910 gives rise to the protein MSAEHEANLEDPSWPELNLSELLLTGKIRDLHAVIEKEWDTIRRSACQMAAVRAMWRHVIRDPLAELLAGETYLRNLYEKMKKDRLNNAKEISGVILAVRTLWIDSKLEIAIRSFNGDASQVVLLGAGMDTRAYRLTCLKETDVFEIDFPDVLQMKNGILDEAIEQTNGCKRAAIISKSLSRIEADISDDNWLKELLLRGFSPEKKTVWILEGILYYLTDAKAMEVLKIIADNSAIGETVLLADFMNKPSTMLSSSVFHFYCDWPEELLPSLGFSDVNLSQIGDQDAHFGLLPDPLNLFNKLLNLPRSLQNHPDDGTPCCRLYLVEARYGSPNRSSS